In the Ptychodera flava strain L36383 chromosome 1, AS_Pfla_20210202, whole genome shotgun sequence genome, gattgtatcacaaaacaaattgacgtgcatctgtatggcatatgaagtaatccttgtaccagtttgaatgaaattgctccaggcatctctgagatatctgcgtgaacggacggacggacggacgcacgcacgcacacacagacattaccaaacctataagtccccccggacggtgtccttgATGAAGATTCCCATTATTCAAAAATTGAGGTTGAGTTTCTATCTTTTGGATCTTTTGGATACCATACATTTTCCTGGCTGGTTATAAATACATGCACATGTGTACAAGGCAAAGTTTCAACTTACAATGTAAATACTTTTGAGGCAATGGCACTCACGGTGAGTAGACTGGACATACACTCTGATCGCATTGTTACTGGTTCACATGTGGTTTATGCATCGCGTAATATGGCGACAACGCAATGTGCAATCTGATCTGCGTGCATACAAATTGTATTGCATTATGGGTAATTTTGCGGGCTGGACATGTGACAGCCTGTTTACTTTATCAAgacagtgcagtctctactacTACCGGTATGACCATGACGACTACTACTACCAGTAACTATGATATTAGTACTGGTAAATATGACATGTCTACTCTCACCGTAGGGATTAGCATTGATATTGGTCCCAATCAATTCCAGAGTCCGTTCTAACAGTGACGATAAATTGCTGATTGACACTTCTAATTCATCCTTGTTGCCATCGGCAGAAGGTCTGAGAACTACGGCTACTCCTTGCTTGTGATCCACGACTGTGTTGTGCCAGCAGTATTGCCTATTGTTCTTGTCCAGGGGTACCCAGCCTGACAAAGATGAAAATGATAGAACCTGCAACTTGAGATACTTCACATGTACCTACTATTCAAACAAACACATCCCTACAAGTATGTTACAATTGTCTTTTTTAATCCCTTGGTTTACTAAATCCACTCAATATGAAATTCCTGACTGATTGTTCAGCATGACACATTGATAGATCAAACATACATCTTGAAGACTTAAATCTCTTCATTTGGTCTTTCACATTACTGCATTACTGATAGCAATTTTGAATGTTTATAACCAGTCAGCACAAACCACTTTTCTGTATCTCTGCAGTCTTTAAATTGATAAAGCTGGTGTGAAATCTGAATACGCAATGAAGACAATATTGTTTATGCCTTTTTTAAACTCAATATGTGCCTGTGATGAAAACACCGACATAGGAATACATCATGCATAAACAGATTGCATATTACACACCTGGTATGTGCCCGTTCTCATCTGGCTGTGCTATTCCATCAATCACTGGCACTCCCTTGGCAGGTATCCAGTTCTCAGGAGCTTCTCTGAAATCTTTCTCAGCATTCCATTGCCAAGGTGTCACCTCATTTTCTGTCTCTCCATCCAACTCTGAAGTTCTTTGATTCGTTTGATACCTCTTAAATTTTTTGTCTGCCTGTTTTGTAGGTTTCCTGTCATGTCTGGCCCAAAGCCATGGTTTGCCTGGGAAGGATAGACTCAGAGTAAGATTTCACTGGCACCTGTGTGCACTAATACCAgtatcatgcaatagtaaacgAAAGTTGTGGCTAgacttttcattttttcattgtttgacattgagggcgctgttctgcaaacatattaaatttgtattgaaattgttgaaaatcaacttttcatttttcattgtttgACACTGAGGGCACTGTTCTGCAAACATATTGACTTTGTAttgaaattgttgaaaatcatcaacttttcatttttcattgtttgacactgagggcgctgttctgcAAACATATTGACTTTGTAttgaaattgttgaaaatcatcATCAATGACAACAGCAACGCCATCATCAACAacaccattatcatcatcaacaacgaCGCCattatcatcaatatcatctaGAGTAATTTGGGCAAATCTTTTAATCAACCATGTGTAAATGTACATGAAATTTTTTAACTTAAAAGTTTTGATATACTCATGACAcaaatttcctgcataaatgcATTCACTCATAAAACAGCAGATGTGAGCACATGGACACTGCATCACTAGACAAACCACATCGGTCCTATTAATGTATATAACAGAAATGATCCTAGCTAGACTACATTCCAGTAACATCTCCTGATAGCGAACAACACTCGTTTAATTGTGTCGTTCATAAACTTAGAGTACTATATTATAAGCAGGGTTCTCAGAAGAGAGGATTTTGAGGGATGGACCACCCCTCAGTTTTTGTTAATCTTCATACAAAAggatacattttcacaacaaaagaatattcaAGTTactacattgttatgtaaaactCTTGGATCTATGGAAAGCTGTGGAGAACATAGATCAGGCAATACAAGAAACAGACCGATTCATACAAGAGAAATACATTACAACTGGCAATATGAGAAATTGACTGACACTTGAGATGTTAAATACCAAACATTTCCCTTTTACAAAGTTCACCTTCAAATGCTGAAAActttcactttgttttgttAGAATCAGgaaaatttgtctttttttgtgtTGCCACTTGTCACAGAATCAGTTGTATCAGATATTGTAAAATGTAGATCAAGGACACAAATCCAACTTTTATCACAAAAGGGATGTTCCATAGAACATTATCTGAACTTGCCGTTATGTTTTGCTCCACTAATATTATTAGATTTGGTTgtgttattttgcattttaaaacgGTGACCAGATGTTACGCTTCTGATGATTAAAATGGTAGACACAAAAGTACATAACAACAAAGTACGTACTGTACTTTTGTATTTTCACCACAGGCGTAAGGTTCATGAAAGAAAGTCACAAAAACCCCTCATTCTGTACCTTGGAAATCATGTACATAGACACATGTGCCGTCAATCTTCTCTGTAGGAGAGGCTTGTTCAATATCAGCTTGCAAGGCAATCTCTTTGATTTCCCTGGATGCTACCACCTTATACTGTTGATGGGCTCGTTTGCTGGATTTGCCTTCCACGACAATGGTCTTGAAGACACAGGGCACTTTGTTCTGCACACTACCTGACATTGTAATCTGGTTGAGAGTAACACATAGTGTGGTGAGATGATTTTCTCCAGAAGGACAAATTGAGGGAACATGATGGATTCCTTTCTACTTAAATCTATCCGTTTTTGTTATTTAGCTTGTGGACACAGCTATTTTGTAGTCTGGTATCTTCTTTTTGAAACAATAGACAGTCTACAAAAAGTGTAGTCTGGATTCATTGCCAGTGTGAATTGCTGTGCCAAGCAGGTATGTTGGGCATAATATCTCAGCTTTCAATGGTCAAGAACTGTCTCCCTACTGACTGGCGTTACACAGCAAACAAGAAGCTGCCCTCTTGCTAGTCACTGTGATCATTGTAATCTTCACTACTGCTATCTTCACTGAGCTACTACCAATAGATGTATTAT is a window encoding:
- the LOC139140379 gene encoding RNA ligase 1-like, whose protein sequence is MSGSVQNKVPCVFKTIVVEGKSSKRAHQQYKVVASREIKEIALQADIEQASPTEKIDGTCVYVHDFQGKPWLWARHDRKPTKQADKKFKRYQTNQRTSELDGETENEVTPWQWNAEKDFREAPENWIPAKGVPVIDGIAQPDENGHIPGWVPLDKNNRQYCWHNTVVDHKQGVAVVLRPSADGNKDELEVSISNLSSLLERTLELIGTNINANPYGIGCKKNPIHLLIPHGAIGLNDQLTVNYDDLKEWFETKDNGKVEGLVWHCKNGELFKFHRHHFGLPWPVDDLHLCRQPIRFALDPSRFECDFDAKSMFTVLSQFDGQLFDQMKDIPWGEGVD